Part of the Vulpes vulpes isolate BD-2025 chromosome 6, VulVul3, whole genome shotgun sequence genome, GACCTGAGTCTCCACTGACTCAGGAGAGCATTGCATAGTTCCTCCTTTTACAGTTGTTAATTGAGACATTTTCTGGGAGTACAAACTGGAATCCTTATGAGATATCTTACTGGAATCAGGTCAACTCCATACCATCCTTAATATAGCCTCGGTATGTCTTTCATAGCAGGATTATGCCCGTTGTTTTCATAAAACACATCCGGAACACAAAggatttggatttttattttcattaaaagaaaataaaattgttttaaaagaaggaCCATTTCCCCCCCTTTAAACCACCATTGATAGAAGCAGAACTgcagagaaaactttttttttttttttaatagggtcAGGGAATCTACTCTGAAGACTCAAGTAATGTAAATTGTTTTTTCCCCTATAGCTGAAATTGCTATGTTGCTTTTAAATTTCCCAATCCAAATTAATGAACAATTTTCTCTGTAGTATAAGAATGGCTTTGGCAGTGCAGATCAGAGCAATCTCTTCTTCATTAAATTGGGCAAAGAGGATtcactggttctcaaactgtTAAATGGATATTAGGGCTTTTAATGAatggaacatttatttttgtgccagctCAACTAACAACATTGACATGATTAGCATACATTTTGGCAACTGTTCTAGCACAAGGTGTTAGTAAAAAGGGGCTTTTATCGTTGAGCTTAATTTACTTTAACTTTCCTTGTTATAAATGCTTTTAATGTGAATGAGATGTTTTTGTAAAGGAAATCCTGGCACAAGAAGTTATTCAGAGATATGTCTTTTTATTAACGTTACAGGCATTTCTCATGCTAGAGACGAAGGCTCTACCCCGAGACACGTGAACTTTcttcaaatttagaaataaatagaatattttgttacttttactCATGGTGAAATCACTgcccttaaaaggatttttttaccTTAATGGTGCTACTTATTTAATATGTagttccttcctttaaaaaagagaaataagatacAAAGATGACTGGTAGAGGATGGTTTCCTCCACTGCCATACATCAATTATGAATGAAAAGTTTTGGGGGTTAAATGATCTTAGTTTCTTAGCTCAGGTGCCTCTTATACAAAAGgaatttccaataaaaatataattcctttTTGTAATAAACAGTACAGCTTcctatgtttgttttatttattcaaattgtCAAACcgaagaaaacaagagaaatgagTTAATAATACGAATTCAAAAGGTCTTGGGTGTTTGCATTCAATTTTTTTtgcaatgtattttaaaaatgtattgaaagcCATTGTAACACAGCTAACAAAGGATTGGTTATAAGTATGTAGTAAAGCGAATGTCTATAGTTGATACTAGACCAAAAATTAATATGCGTGTGGACATGCATGGGTATAAATTTTCATATGAACTCCTGTCCAACATATAGgcatactattatatatatatatatgtctatgtctacacacatataaaatgatTTACCCAATGTTTAATTGAGTAATGAATTAGTTTAATATAAACTTTAGCAAACAGAATATTTGCACTTTACCCACATTTACCTCTAGAAGCAAACAAATGCTAATAGCAGGCACTTCAGTGAAAGAACAAGCCCATGTCCAAATATAAGAtggtaaaaatgagaaagaaattatgaaaatatataccTTTAATTTGCAGACATATAAACACGTTTGGTACAGTACAGACACATGATGCCAAAAAGTAGAATGATCCAGTTTAAGCTAAACACATTCCTTGTGTATACAGATATTTTGCTATAGctctcatataaaataaaattcccagcTCACACAATGAAGTGAAAGAGATCAATCACTAAGGAACCAGCTTGCTTCATTGCAAAGGATTCAGTAAAAGCAAAGTTATCAAAGAAATCTGCTGCTGGGCTTACAAATAAACTCTTGGACCTAATCCAAAGCCAAAGAAAGGAAGCCAGAAATGGTAGCCAACAAacctaaacaacaacaaaaagagaagtaTAACTTTTCTATAAAGGGCTCAACTAAAACAACCGGTGATGTACACACTAGCTTCTAGAATAATTCTGCtttaacatgatttttattttctcctgtgatAAATGAGTTCAAGCAcatgaaaatctaaaatataaccCAAGTAGAAAGTACTACTGACAAGTTGTCAAAGCACCAAAATGTCGTGAACACCTAGGAAGCAACTAAGGATTGAAACATTTCTTTGCTCCTGGCTGTTTTCCTTGGACACAATTTCCAGTTACAATGTCTGTAAAGGAGAATATACACATTTCCCCTGTAATAATATCAAGTGCAGTAGTACAGGGAACAGAAAGCAATTTGAGTACACAGAAAGTGAAAGACTCTTCAGCAGGTCAAATCTTTAACACATGGCAATGCCTTCACCCTTGCTAAAAAGAAACTGCGCTTCTTGGTAATGCTTTCTCTTTCAAACTATACATGATGTACTGGTGAGGTAATAAACATTCTGCTTACGGACGCATTTCCTTTCTTGCAATATCATACATTGAAGTGCAGtgaaattcaatttatttcaatttcatatttcttaaatgttaaaaacaatatatttaaaatatactctttCATTAATTTCATGTACAACAACTGTCCTGTACAATACCTCAAAACAGTTCCCTGCAAAGGAGCAGCTGATGCCCTCTTGTGGTTAAAGGACTTTttcgacaaaaaaaaaaaaaaaaaaaaaaaaaaaagcaatgtaccATTTCTTACCTTATTCCCAGGTTCTATCAATCTGCTTGGTGAATGAAAGCTGCAAATCATgtccaagctttttttttttaaatatatatatatatatatttataacagttCTATAGCTGTTAGtactaattttcattaaaaaatgctgTACACATTTTATAACCTCTGATTTCGAATTTAAAAACCTGTAAACAGCTTATTTACAATATAGTACAAGTTATAAATTAGTTGTTCTTCATTGGAACTGTCATCTACACACGCTTGTTTAGGTGATGAAGACTACCCAAAGCCAGTTAAAACAGCTCTGTGTTATTCcacaagaaaatatcaaatattagaaATAGCCATTGGTTTCCTCTCTCTCATATGCAAGTCAATTTTTCCTTTGAGTGGAATTTGTACTTCCAAATTTTCGTCTTCCCTGTGGtgctttttccccctccttaAACAGATGTATATGCCCATCCCTGTTACGAGTGTGATAGAACCCAAGCTTATTACAGACAGAGCTACGAGGGTGGGCACACAGGACCCAGACTCGATTTTCCTATGGGTTGGTTCTATTGAGATCTGTGGTTCTTTCTCCTCTATGTTAATTTCTGGTTCCTTTCTTAAAAGACTCTCGATGTAGCTCTCATTACTGACAGTGTCATTGACAAACAGGTTCACCATGACTGTGGAATGGAGAGGTTCGGGATACCCATGATCGCTCACTTTCACTAGTAAACGATGGAGTCCATAGTCTGTCTGCAGCAGCGCTTCTTCCAAAGTAATGTTGCCGGTTTTAGGGTCAATCCTAAAGGACTCAGGCCGAGGACCTCTTCTTCCAATGATGCTGTAAGCTATGACAGCATTCATGCCTGTGTCTTTGTCAACAGCATAGACCTCTGTAACTGGGGAGCCGGGAAGTGTAGAAGGCAGTACCAACAGGTAGGACATGTTAGActgaggaaataaaacaagaggagGGTTGTCATTGATATCAAGAAGCAGAATTGTGATTTTTGCAGTCGAAGAGAGGGCAGGCTCACCCCCGTCAACAGCTTCGACCCACAAAGTATAGGAGCTTTGCTGCTCTCTGTCCAAAGAGACTTTGGCTCTCAGCATGCCCTTTCCTGTGTCTATGACAAAAATATCACTCTGGTTCACCACCGAGAGGGCAACCCATCCGTTTCGTCCGGCATCGGCATCTGTTACACTAATTACCCCAATCTCACCATACCCTGGAAAGTTTTCTGGCACGAAAAAGCTGAAGTCCTTGTTGATAAACCGAGGGCTGTTGTCATTTTTATCCAACACTGTGAGAGCCACAGTGGCTACTGATTCCCTGGGTGGCTTTCCAGAGTCAACAGCTCTGACTGTGTAcctgtacttttctttctcttctcggTCCAGCTGAGTGGAAACTGTCAGAATTCCTGTGACACTGTCTAAGGAAAAATATGATGGGGCATCAGGTCCCAGGAAATATGAAACTTGGCCTCTCTCTCCACTGTCAGCATCTGTCGCATACAGCTTAGTCAAAAAGGCATTGGGTGCATTATTTTCTTCAATAGTTAGTTCCAGCAAGGGTTGAAGGAAAACAGGAGCATTGTCATTGTCATCTAAAAGTTgcactttaataatttttttgacATGAAATCCCTCAGAGTTCCAGGCCACCACAGCTATTTCATAGAACTGCTGTAGCTCATAGTCCATTAGTTTTGTGGTTTCCAGCAAATACTCATTATTGTATGGTTTGTAGGGTGATAACCTAAATGGTCCTTCACCGTCCAGGTAGCAGTTCACCTTGTATTTACCTTCTGGATCTCTTATGGTGAAGAACGCAATTGGAGTGTTAATGGGTTCTAGTTCTTTCAGGTAAACAATACCATCTACCTCATTTGCTATATAACGAGGAACAATTTCAGGTGGTCTGAAAATAACTTTGATAATGGTCACCAGGGCTGTGGTCACAGCAGGGATGCAGCCCGGTCCATTAGCAAGGATGGTGAGCTTGTGAGTTTGCAGAACACTTCCCCCAATCTTACTGAAAAGTTTAATGACTCCGGTGGTTTCATCCAGATGGAATAAATCCTTGGACGCTTGTGGAACTTTCTGGCTGTAAGAGTAGGTGATCTGAGCATTGGTTCCCAAGTCTCTATCCACAGCCTGGACAGCTGCGACCGGTGTGCCCACTGTAGCATTCCCAAACACAGTGACATTGATTTGTGAGTCAGCGAAGAGAGGGCAATTGTCATTAATGTCAGTTATGCCAATGGTGAGGGTGGCGCTGCCCAACAGTGGTGGAGACCCACCATCCTCTGCTATGATGATGCTGACGTACTGGTCCTGGGTCTCCCTGTCCAATACTCCCATGACAATGAGGTAGGGAGTGCGCTCCCCATTCTCGTTCTCCTCCACATCCAGGGTGAACATGCGATGGTAGTCCAGTAAGCGGTAGGTCTGCACCCCATTAGTGCCTATATCTGGGTCCATGGCAGGATGCTCTATGGCGAGCCGGGTGTTTACAGGTGCATTTTCCGGGACCCAGACAGAGATCTGGGAAACGGGGAACTGCGGGGCGTTGTCATTGACGTCCCGGATGGCGATCTTCACCTTGACAAACCTAAAGTATTCCTGAGGCAGGACCAGTACATCcaaaagcaaaagacaagagtccgaggaaggggaggaggagatggaaaTGCTGCCGCCCCAGGCAGCTCCCCCACCTCCTTCAAGACACAGGGCCTCCCGGTCGATCTCCTGGGCAGAAGTGTGCAGCTCCCCGGAGCGGTTGTCTAGGGTCACGTACTGGCCGCTCAGTCCCCGGGAGGCCAGGCTGAAGGAGAGAGGGGGGTTGCGCTCGGCGACCGCGCGCTCGGGCAGCTGCGACAGCTGGTCCTGCCTCCCGGGCGCGCGGGGCACCAGCCGCAGGTCCTCGGCCAGGCTGCCGATGAGCACCCCCGCCGGCAGGCCCTCGTTCAGGCTGTACAGAAGCTCCGTGGCCCGGCTGTAACTCGCGAGGCAGCTGAAGGGTCCCACGAAGAGGAAGAGCAGGAACAGATGCTgcaagggagggggtggggggagaaggctCGTTACAGACGCGCGGGGACACGGGGGCTGGGGTCCGAAACCCGCGCGGCTGGGTCGTCGTATTTGCCCCCATCCCCGTTACCAAGGGCAACGCCTGCAGTCGGAGAGGGACGAGGAGGAGGAAACTTGCTGCAAGGCAGAAGTGTAAGGGGCAACACTGTCGCCCAAACTTACATTTTCTGTTCCCTTTccagcctcccctctccccccaccccgctccatCAGCCCCCCCTCCCGAGCCAGAGAGCATCCCTGGAGACACACGCCAAGGCTGGAGGGCCCCCAGCTCCGGGACTGCGCCACGCCGCGGGGAAGCCGCCCGGGAGGCCACGGAGAGGGGGGAGGCTGCTGGGGAGCCCGGGTCGGCAATTCATCAACTGATTTCCCACCGACGAGGTCTCCGGAACGCGACATGGGTCGCACCCCCGAATACGAGACCtcccgcagcagcagcagcagcagcagcaaacaaCAACATcggtaatagtaataataatatggaGAACGTAGAGGTGCTTTCCCTTCTAAAccagcccaccccccacccccccaattaAATAAACACTTCAGGTCAGAGAAGTGATTTTCATTTTGGCTCTCCTCTAGTGTCAAATCGGAAGGATCTGGATCTCCACCTCTTATCAAGCCCTCACTAACCacccccccacccggcccccgAGGGACCAGAAGTAGACGCTGAAGATGCTCAACGCAAAAACAATTTGTCCATCACAGCGGCCAGTCCGGGCAGGTGCCGACAGCAAGAAAGAATCCCCGCGCCCCGGCATCTCCAGGGGATcgagcccccccctcccccccaccatccCCAACCTCATCTGCCTACATTTCAATTTCGGAAACTTACTCTCCCGACCCAAGGGCTTTGCCAATCTCGTGCTAAGATAAAGAAAGACACCTCACCCCCCAAAactcctttttccctcccttccagcCTTCGCGTGAAGTTTGGATTCCggggagaggttttttttttttgtttttttgtttttttgggttttttttttttttttttttgcaaaagctGCCTCGCGCGCGGCACCGCCGCAACCGGGCGGGGGGCTGCAGGGCTCCCGGACCCCAACCCTTACCGGCAGGTggctgcggctgctgctgctgctgctcctgggacGGCTTAGACGCCCCATATCCAGGCGCGGGTGCCGGGTCGCCGGGCGCCAGCTCAGAGCCGGGGCCCGCGAGCAGCGCGCGTTCCCTCGGCCGCGCATTCCCAGGGCGGCTGCGGTCGGCGCGCTCCTGACCGGAGGGCGGCACAAGACACTCCCTCTCTGTTCATGCAAATCGCTCGGGGAACTTCAGCCAATAGTCACCGGCTCGTCAATTAAGGACGGGGGCTAACGGgcgttgggggggcggggggggggcggggggtgcggaaAGGGCGCGGGGCCGGAGGGCGCCGGCTTGGGCCGGACGCCGCGGGAGGCGCCacccggcccgggccccgcggcgCGCGCGCCCACCGGCCTCGCCGGTCCCAGCCCGAGTCCACAGGTTGCGGGCGCGGGAGGGAGGGTTAGCATCGATAAAGAAGCCTGCACGTAGATCggctggagagagggaggagagaggaggagagaggggggacGTGGGCGCCACCGAGCAGCCGCAGGCGCGATCCCCAAAACGCTTCGCTTCGCCACCAGCTCTTCGGAGACACTTGCAACCGAGCGGGGTTTGCAcagggaaggggcggggcgggggcgggggaatGCGCGCTCCTCTGCGGAGGGAAGGGACTTAAAACTCTCTTTGAAGGTGATTTGAGCCCAAAAGGCAGCTGGAGCGCCGCGGCGGGCGTCGGTGAGGGCCTCGACGTGCTCCCGTCCCGCGCCCTCGCTGGCGGCGGCGGCAGAGCGCGCGGGGGGTTCTGGGTGTCTCGGCCTCGTGGTCTGCACCTGAGAGGCGGGTCGTGGCTTCCGgccccggcggccgcggcggcggcgtgGAAGCAACTGTGTGGAGACCGACCCGAGGAGTTCTGCCGGCCCCGCAGGTTGCACCGACTTCTCTGAGGGGGGGCCTGAAGCCTtaggtaggaaagaaaaaattgttaCTTTTCAAAttatccccccctttttttttcttcctgggaaAAGTGGCCCTTTGGAAAGGAACCCTGAAGGGGtgtggtgcaaaaaaaaaaaaatgccgaGATTATTTCCTCAGACTGTCAGTCACGCTACATTGCCACCAGagctgtttcctcatttataaaatcaggGCTGGGGAGAGACTCCAATACATTAAGTCTGTGGAACACTTTTTGATCTGTGGGGTGCCATATAAATAATGGAAAAGGCCACTGACCTTTTccctgagtagacatttctctTCATGCCTGGGCTTCCACATAGCCTCTGCACTGCcctgaacataaaaaaaaaaaaaaaaaaaaattcctccccACTGAATATTTAGTGGCTGGGCCCAGAATAGAAAAATCTTCCTCTTGGGTCAGAGAAGGATCTGACATCCTGTGCTTTCCATAGGAACCACTTTAATTTTCCTAGTCTACCGTATACTAACTAGAATATGAattggggcggggtggggaacCAATTGTTTAGCTCCTTCCTATTATCTCTTCATCTCAGTTAATTCTAGAGACACAGAGTCCTGCAATGGACAACACCCTACATCAGAACATTCGGTCTGTGTAACTGTTTCTTATTGCACGAATGGGACCGTTCGCGGAGTCCACAAGCAAAATTCCCTATTATACGTATCTAGCTTATGACATGGAtctga contains:
- the PCDH20 gene encoding protocadherin-20 gives rise to the protein MRGRGNARCSRAPALSWRPATRHPRLDMGRLSRPRSSSSSSRSHLPHLFLLFLFVGPFSCLASYSRATELLYSLNEGLPAGVLIGSLAEDLRLVPRAPGRQDQLSQLPERAVAERNPPLSFSLASRGLSGQYVTLDNRSGELHTSAQEIDREALCLEGGGGAAWGGSISISSSPSSDSCLLLLDVLVLPQEYFRFVKVKIAIRDVNDNAPQFPVSQISVWVPENAPVNTRLAIEHPAMDPDIGTNGVQTYRLLDYHRMFTLDVEENENGERTPYLIVMGVLDRETQDQYVSIIIAEDGGSPPLLGSATLTIGITDINDNCPLFADSQINVTVFGNATVGTPVAAVQAVDRDLGTNAQITYSYSQKVPQASKDLFHLDETTGVIKLFSKIGGSVLQTHKLTILANGPGCIPAVTTALVTIIKVIFRPPEIVPRYIANEVDGIVYLKELEPINTPIAFFTIRDPEGKYKVNCYLDGEGPFRLSPYKPYNNEYLLETTKLMDYELQQFYEIAVVAWNSEGFHVKKIIKVQLLDDNDNAPVFLQPLLELTIEENNAPNAFLTKLYATDADSGERGQVSYFLGPDAPSYFSLDSVTGILTVSTQLDREEKEKYRYTVRAVDSGKPPRESVATVALTVLDKNDNSPRFINKDFSFFVPENFPGYGEIGVISVTDADAGRNGWVALSVVNQSDIFVIDTGKGMLRAKVSLDREQQSSYTLWVEAVDGGEPALSSTAKITILLLDINDNPPLVLFPQSNMSYLLVLPSTLPGSPVTEVYAVDKDTGMNAVIAYSIIGRRGPRPESFRIDPKTGNITLEEALLQTDYGLHRLLVKVSDHGYPEPLHSTVMVNLFVNDTVSNESYIESLLRKEPEINIEEKEPQISIEPTHRKIESGSCVPTLVALSVISLGSITLVTGMGIYICLRRGKKHHREDENLEVQIPLKGKIDLHMRERKPMAISNI